The genomic region CGGCCAGCACCCGCTCCCAGTACGCGAGCACCTCCTTTGCGCCGGGGTCGGTCTCGCGGCCGACCACGTAGCGCTGCGCCATCTCCAGGTACTCCCCCTGGAGCTGCACGGCGTTCATGCGGCGGCCGCTCTGGAGCTCGATCTCGCGCCGGCACGTGACGTCGTGGGAGACCTCCTTGATGGCCTTCACCGGGTCGCGCAGCGAGAGGTCGCGGTCGACGGCGCCGTCCTCGATCATCGCGAGGACCAGCGCGGTGGCGCCGTTGCGCAGGTAGATCGAGGGCTCGGCCATGTTGGCGTCGCCCACGATCACGTGCAGGCGCCGGTACTTCTCCCGGTCCGCGTGGGGCTCGTCGCGCGTGTTGATGATCGGGCGCTTCACCATCGTGTCGAGCGCCACCTCGGTCTCGAAGAAGTCCGCGCGCTGCGAGAGCTGGTAGTCGCAGGGGTGGGCACGGTTCTCGGAGCCGACCTTGCCCGCGCCGCTGTAGACCTGGCGCGAGACGAAGAACGGCATCAGGTGCTCGACGATCTGCTTGAAGGACGTGCGGCGGTCCATCAAGTAGTTCTCGTGCGAGCCGTAGCTGTTGCCCTTGCGGTCGCTGTTGTTCTTGTAGATCAGCATCTGGGTGCCCGGCGGCAGCACCCGGTTGGCCTCGCGGCGCGACTGCTCGACGATCCGCTCGCCTGCCTTCTCGAAGATCACGAGATCGCGGGCGTTGGTCACCTCGGGGCACGAGTATTCGGGGTGGGCGTGGTCGACGTAGTAGCGCGCCCCGTTCGCCAGCGTCTTGTTGCGGGCGATGTTCTCCTGCTGGTTCGGGGTGTACTTCTCGCCCTCGACCTGGAAGCCGCGGGCGTCGGCCAGCGGGTTCTCCTGGTCGTAGTCCCAGAGGATCTTCGCCGTCGAATCCTCTCGATACGAGTTCACGAGGAGCACGCAACTCGAGATGGGGTCGAAATCACGGTCGTTCTTGACGGTGATGCCGTACTCGATCTCGGTCCCCATCACCTTGGGAATCGCCATCGTCTCCCCGGTCCCTCGAACCCGCGCCGCGTCCGCGCGGGCTAGAGGTACTGCCCCGATCGGATGTCCTCGACCGAGCGTCCTTCGTTGCGATTGATCCCGGTGATGAGCGTCCGGACGTTGATGATCCGTTCTCCCTTGCGGCCGGAGATGCGCGCCCAGTCGTCCGGGTTGGTGGTGTTCGGGAGGTCCTCGTTCTCCTTGAACTCGTCGCGCACCGCGTCGATCAGGTCGTCCAGCTTGATGCCGCGCTCGTTCTGCTCGATCAGGCGCTTCACGGCCTTCTTCTTGGCGCGGTCGACGATGTTCTGGATCATCGCGCCGCTCGCGAAGTCCTTGAAGTAGAAGATCTCGCGCTCGCCCTTCGCGTAGGTGACCTCGAGGAACTTGTTGTCCTCGGTGGTCGCGTACATGTTGTCGATCGTATCGCGGATCAGGCCGTCGACGATCTTCGCCGCGTCGCTGCCGTAGCGCTCCTCGCTCCCGCGGTGGAAGGGCAGCTCGGCCCGCAGGTACTTGGTGAAGATGTCGAAGGCCGCCTTGGCGTCCGGACGGTTCACCTTGACCTTGAGGTCGAGGCGCCCGGGCCGCAGCACGGCCGGGTCGATCAGGTCCTGGCGGTTGCTGGCGCCGATCACGATCACGTTCTTGAGCGCCTCGACGCCGTCGATCTCCGACAGGAACTGCGCGACGACCGTCGCCTCCATGTCCGAGCTGATGCCCGAGCCGCGCATCCGGAACAGCGAGTCCATCTCGTCGAAGAAGATCACGACGGGCACGTCCTCGCTGGCCTTCTCGCGCGCCTTGCGGAACACCTCGCGGATCTTGTGCTCGGTCTCGCCCACGTACTTGTTCAGGAGCTCGGGCCCCTTCACGTTCAGGAAGTAGGCGGGAGTCGCGCGGCCGGTCCGCTTCTCGACGCTCTTGGCGAGGCTGTTGGCCACCGCCTTCGCGATCAGCGTCTTGCCGCAACCCGGCGGGCCGTAGAGCAGGATGCCCTTGGGCGGCGAGAGCTGGTGGTCGGCGAACACCTCCGGGTGCAGGTACGGCAGCTCGATCGCGTCGCGCAGCACCTCGATCTGCTCGTCGAGGCCGCCGATGCGCTCGTAGGTGACGTCCGGCACCTCCTCGAGCATCACCTCCTCGACGGCGGACTTCGGCATCTTCTCGTAGGCGTACTGGGTGCGCGGGTCGATCATCACGTGATCGCCCGCCTTGAGGTTCTCCGCACGCAGCGCCGAGGAGAGCGTGACCACGCGCTCGTCGTCGGTGTGGCCGAGCACGATGGCGCGCCCGTCACCGAGCAGCTCGATCACCGAGGCGATCTCGCCGCGCTGCACCCAGCCCGACGGCTCGATCACGTTCATGGCCTCGTTGAGCAGGACGAGCTGGCCTTCCTCGAACTGGTGCGGGTCCACCTTCGGGTGCACGTTCACGCGCAGCGGGCGGCCGTCGACCACGATCTCGGCGGTCCCGTCCTTGTTCGCGCGGGTGAAGACGCCATAGCCGTTGGGCGGCGCGCACAGCTTGTCCACCTCCTCCTTGAGCAGCTCGATCTGCTGCTTCGCTTCCTGGAGCGTGTGGACGAGCTTCTCGTTCTGGCGCTCGGCGTCGCCGAGCTGCTGGCGGACGAGCTGGTAGCGCCGGCGGGCGGCCTCGTGCTCGGCGAGCACGCGCTCGAGCCGGCGGCGGAACTCGGTCGACTCCGCCCCGAAGAAGCGCAGTGCGTCCTGCAGCTCGTCGACGGGGTCGGCGGGAGGCGCACCGCGCCCGGGCTCGTCGTCCGGCCGCGGCCCCGAAGCGGAGATGCGCCGCATGACGTCGCGCACGAATCCCTTGCGTCCCGAGCTGCCGGCGTCGTCGAACTCGCTCATCGCACGCTCTCCTCGTTCAGAGGCTCCACTCGATCGGCCCCCTGCTCCCGGAGCGGTGCAAGGCGCGTGCCGCGGCCGGCCGGTCGGGGCCGGCGCGGAACCCGAGCGGCCGTCGCGCCGTGGCGCGCCGATCTGCGCACCCCCGCGCGATGGCAGGCGTGGGGTTGGCGCCGCGGGCGCCACCGCCCGGCGTCGGGTCGGAAGCAGCCCCCGATTCCGGGGCACGACCGTTCCGGACGCGATCCAGCTTCGCCGCCCACACCCGCGCTGCGGCTCGCACGAGCCCGCCGCGACGGCGTCGGGAGCGGCCGGTCGCTGCGGCCCCAGCTGCCGGAGGGCAGCGTCGTTCGTAGATCGCCGAGAACTCGAAACCCCTTGAAATTACGAGACAGTTCAGGCTGGGCAGCATATCAGAGGACCCTTGCCTTTCAACCGGCGACCGGCGCGTCGCGCGGCCTTGGTCGCGCAGGCCCGACACCCGTGTCGGTGACCGCGAGCCCCGAATGGGACGCACGAGCGCAGATTCGTGAAGCCGCCGCAGAGCGAGTCGACACCCCACGGGGCGACAGGGTTCGTCAGGGAGCCGCTCCGGTGCGTCCGCCGCCGTTGTCCGTTGCCGGTCCCCTGCCAATGCCTGATGCGAAGCTGCCGCCGCGAGAGCCGTTTTCTTGACGCCTCCGTCGGCCCTCCAGCGCCGCCCGGGGCCCGCAGCGGCGTGCGGCACCGGCCGGGCCCTGGGCAACGCTGTGCCGCAGGAGGCGACGCTGCGACCCCCGGCCCTCATCGCGCGGGCGGCACCGTGATCACGCGCGTGCCCTCCGGTGGCTCGAAGTGGAAGAGCCCGTCCCGGGGCCCTGTGTTGGCTCGCACGTCGCTCAACTCGATCTCGGTCCGGTTGCCGAGCAGGTCGAGGACGACCGTCGAGCGGACGTCGCCGCTCTTCGCGTCGGCACGGAGCTCGAGACGTTCATAGGTCGCGTCCCGTCGGGGGGTCAGCAGCAGCTCGACCTCGGGTCGGCCGCAGCCGCGCGCCGCGATCGTGAACTCGTCGCCGAGCCGGCCGCCGCCGAGCAGGAACTGGAGGGCGGCGCCCGACAGGAACCCGGG from Deltaproteobacteria bacterium harbors:
- the dop gene encoding depupylase/deamidase Dop gives rise to the protein MAIPKVMGTEIEYGITVKNDRDFDPISSCVLLVNSYREDSTAKILWDYDQENPLADARGFQVEGEKYTPNQQENIARNKTLANGARYYVDHAHPEYSCPEVTNARDLVIFEKAGERIVEQSRREANRVLPPGTQMLIYKNNSDRKGNSYGSHENYLMDRRTSFKQIVEHLMPFFVSRQVYSGAGKVGSENRAHPCDYQLSQRADFFETEVALDTMVKRPIINTRDEPHADREKYRRLHVIVGDANMAEPSIYLRNGATALVLAMIEDGAVDRDLSLRDPVKAIKEVSHDVTCRREIELQSGRRMNAVQLQGEYLEMAQRYVVGRETDPGAKEVLAYWERVLAALARDPMELADQLDWVAKKALVEGFMARKGADWSSPQVHMLDLQYHDLRPDKGLYYLLERQGKIQRVVTDEEIERAVHHPPEDTRAYFRGSCLRRYGAEVFGVNWDSISFGIGDEPIKRVLMAEPLKGSKRHVDDLFRSSPSAAELVKNLKS
- the arc gene encoding proteasome ATPase, which produces MRRISASGPRPDDEPGRGAPPADPVDELQDALRFFGAESTEFRRRLERVLAEHEAARRRYQLVRQQLGDAERQNEKLVHTLQEAKQQIELLKEEVDKLCAPPNGYGVFTRANKDGTAEIVVDGRPLRVNVHPKVDPHQFEEGQLVLLNEAMNVIEPSGWVQRGEIASVIELLGDGRAIVLGHTDDERVVTLSSALRAENLKAGDHVMIDPRTQYAYEKMPKSAVEEVMLEEVPDVTYERIGGLDEQIEVLRDAIELPYLHPEVFADHQLSPPKGILLYGPPGCGKTLIAKAVANSLAKSVEKRTGRATPAYFLNVKGPELLNKYVGETEHKIREVFRKAREKASEDVPVVIFFDEMDSLFRMRGSGISSDMEATVVAQFLSEIDGVEALKNVIVIGASNRQDLIDPAVLRPGRLDLKVKVNRPDAKAAFDIFTKYLRAELPFHRGSEERYGSDAAKIVDGLIRDTIDNMYATTEDNKFLEVTYAKGEREIFYFKDFASGAMIQNIVDRAKKKAVKRLIEQNERGIKLDDLIDAVRDEFKENEDLPNTTNPDDWARISGRKGERIINVRTLITGINRNEGRSVEDIRSGQYL